In Gemmatimonadota bacterium, the following proteins share a genomic window:
- a CDS encoding ATP-binding protein, giving the protein MLVLTWVYALGFIGVLLLRLGVPTRQFEELGFIPLTILPAVGCFFAGRRAEIEARERMAWRLLAAAWLVVGLGAIASEALPDARWFGITAQDYFDAYASRLLSLVGFSLLLVRPRGRYAYAKLGVEIALVLLVTASLALYYQFDGGGESFTRAIGSHDTPALAATWMELAILLVVTATLHRSPQLPGGAALQLIAISKFATTVGFFLSESARLHGLEAARQAADIVWAVSAAGFFSGTLLYASVNREGDALRQWPRDMRVLPYISMLTIGLLVVHEVTDDTIDGPSIAALALTLLIGSALIVLRLLIAGRQIASAAEQRGAQAQRLNTLVRRSAEALVILDTGGRITFASPAVEMLLWASHESLLGRSISEFVAARDRAEVEKMCGDPEDGAIITWQTNMGADARDVESQVTDLRFDDEVRGVVLHCRDVTQRRRHDRELRQTQKLEAVGLLAGGIAHDFNNLLTVIKANAELLHIDHPAVGVTELEDIARASERGASLCRQLLAFSRSGAPERESLDAAVLINDMEPMLRRVLPKAVQLVIHGEPGEVWTNGDTVQLDIVLMNLVTNSCDALPNGGVISVETSILQVSQGDAWQQRAVPHGSYARLTVTDDGDGMSDEALAHAFEPFFTTKPTGKGTGLGLATVHGIITAHEGFVRIDSARQRGTTVTLLLPLAVSAHERPRVVTPMRTTAEGRGRILVVEDEEAIRALIVRYLTRAGFDIMEAPEGVSALAILEAESWKVDLVLSDMMMPKMNGGTLARRVLAANPNISVIVMSGYAREDGSGQAALPEQVVHLAKPFTMSELGGVVRATLKLTTGAS; this is encoded by the coding sequence GTGCTGGTGTTGACGTGGGTGTATGCGCTGGGATTTATCGGCGTACTCCTGCTGCGACTCGGCGTTCCGACTCGGCAGTTCGAAGAACTGGGATTCATTCCGCTCACGATCCTGCCAGCGGTCGGTTGTTTCTTCGCCGGTCGCCGTGCGGAAATCGAAGCGAGAGAACGGATGGCGTGGCGGTTGCTCGCCGCGGCCTGGCTGGTTGTGGGACTCGGCGCCATCGCCTCTGAGGCCCTGCCAGACGCTCGGTGGTTCGGCATTACCGCGCAAGATTATTTCGACGCCTACGCTAGCCGATTGTTGTCGCTGGTTGGGTTCAGCCTCCTGCTGGTGCGCCCCCGCGGACGGTATGCCTACGCCAAACTCGGTGTGGAAATTGCACTCGTGTTGCTGGTAACGGCATCGCTCGCGCTGTACTACCAGTTTGATGGTGGCGGCGAAAGTTTTACGCGTGCCATCGGGAGTCACGACACGCCTGCTCTTGCCGCTACATGGATGGAGCTGGCGATCCTGCTCGTGGTCACGGCCACCCTACACCGGTCGCCGCAACTACCAGGTGGTGCCGCGTTGCAGTTGATCGCTATTTCCAAATTTGCGACAACCGTCGGCTTCTTTTTGTCCGAAAGCGCACGGTTGCATGGGCTGGAGGCAGCCCGTCAGGCCGCGGACATCGTCTGGGCTGTGTCGGCCGCCGGCTTCTTCAGTGGAACGCTCCTGTACGCTTCCGTCAATCGTGAAGGTGACGCGTTGCGCCAATGGCCGCGCGACATGCGTGTGCTGCCGTACATCTCGATGCTGACGATCGGGCTGTTAGTGGTACACGAAGTCACCGATGACACGATCGACGGGCCATCGATCGCGGCACTAGCGCTCACGCTGCTGATTGGATCGGCCTTGATTGTCCTGCGTTTACTAATTGCAGGCCGGCAAATCGCCTCCGCTGCCGAGCAACGCGGTGCGCAGGCGCAGCGACTGAACACATTGGTACGCCGATCCGCTGAGGCGCTGGTGATTCTGGATACCGGCGGACGGATCACATTCGCGAGCCCCGCCGTCGAAATGCTCTTGTGGGCGAGTCACGAATCGTTGCTGGGGCGAAGCATCAGTGAATTCGTGGCGGCTCGGGATCGCGCGGAGGTGGAAAAAATGTGCGGCGATCCCGAAGACGGTGCGATCATCACCTGGCAGACCAACATGGGCGCCGATGCCCGCGACGTGGAATCTCAGGTCACCGATCTGCGATTCGACGACGAAGTGCGCGGCGTGGTCCTCCATTGCCGCGATGTCACGCAGCGCCGCCGTCACGATCGCGAATTACGGCAAACGCAAAAACTCGAAGCGGTGGGGTTGTTGGCGGGTGGCATCGCCCACGATTTCAACAATCTCCTCACGGTCATCAAAGCGAACGCCGAGTTGCTTCATATTGATCATCCGGCGGTCGGCGTGACGGAACTCGAAGACATTGCCCGTGCGTCAGAGCGCGGCGCCTCATTGTGTCGCCAGTTGCTGGCCTTCAGTCGATCGGGGGCGCCGGAACGCGAATCGCTGGACGCGGCGGTGCTGATCAACGACATGGAGCCGATGCTTCGGCGCGTGCTCCCGAAAGCGGTGCAGCTCGTGATCCATGGCGAGCCAGGCGAGGTGTGGACGAACGGTGATACGGTGCAACTCGACATCGTCCTCATGAACCTCGTCACCAACTCGTGCGACGCGTTGCCGAATGGTGGAGTGATTTCCGTCGAGACCTCTATCTTACAGGTGAGTCAAGGCGACGCGTGGCAGCAGCGGGCGGTACCACACGGTTCGTATGCGCGGCTCACGGTTACCGATGATGGGGATGGCATGAGCGACGAGGCGCTGGCGCATGCCTTTGAGCCATTCTTTACAACGAAGCCGACCGGCAAGGGTACGGGGCTTGGACTCGCGACGGTGCACGGCATTATCACGGCGCATGAGGGCTTTGTCCGTATCGACTCCGCCCGTCAGCGTGGAACGACAGTCACCCTGCTCCTCCCGCTCGCCGTCAGTGCGCATGAGCGGCCGCGGGTCGTGACGCCGATGCGAACCACCGCCGAGGGTCGCGGCCGCATTCTCGTGGTGGAGGATGAGGAGGCGATTCGGGCACTGATCGTCCGCTACCTGACGCGAGCGGGCTTCGACATCATGGAAGCGCCCGAGGGGGTGTCGGCGCTGGCGATACTAGAAGCCGAGTCGTGGAAGGTGGACCTCGTGCTCTCCGACATGATGATGCCCAAAATGAACGGCGGCACGCTGGCGCGTCGCGTGCTGGCGGCAAACCCCAATATTTCGGTCATCGTGATGAGCGGCTACGCGCGCGAAGACGGATCGGGACAGGCAGCGCTCCCTGAACAAGTGGTGCATCTCGCCAAGCCCTTCACGATGAGCGAACTCGGCGGTGTAGTGCGCGCGACCCTGAAACTCACAACGGGTGCATCCTGA
- the cysK gene encoding cysteine synthase A — MRAASILDTIGHTPHVRINRLFGANVEVWLKLERANPGGSIKDRIALAMIEEAEKRGVLKSGATIVEPTSGNTGIGLALVAAAKGYKLILVMPESMSVERRRIVKAYGATLELTPREVGIKGAIARAQEIVAATPGAWMPQQFENPDNPDIHRRTTAQEILADFPEGFDALITGVGTGGHITGVSEALKTRFPAMQTFAVEPEKSSVIAGGTHTPHKIQGIGPGFVPAVVNRATIDGTISVTEEEAFDYARRAAREEGIFIGPSSGASLAAVAKKLPELGANARVLAFCYDTGERYLSVEGLFPE; from the coding sequence ATGCGAGCCGCAAGCATTCTCGACACGATCGGTCACACACCGCACGTTCGCATTAATCGGCTATTTGGCGCCAACGTTGAAGTTTGGCTGAAACTCGAACGAGCGAATCCCGGTGGCAGTATCAAAGATCGTATTGCACTGGCCATGATCGAGGAGGCTGAGAAACGCGGCGTGCTCAAGTCCGGCGCGACAATTGTCGAGCCGACGTCAGGCAACACGGGGATTGGACTCGCGCTCGTGGCGGCGGCCAAGGGATACAAACTCATTCTCGTGATGCCGGAATCGATGTCCGTGGAACGGCGCCGCATCGTCAAGGCATACGGCGCCACTCTCGAGCTCACGCCTCGCGAAGTGGGGATCAAAGGCGCGATTGCTCGGGCTCAGGAAATTGTCGCCGCGACGCCTGGGGCATGGATGCCGCAGCAGTTCGAGAATCCAGACAATCCGGACATCCACCGTCGCACCACCGCGCAGGAAATTCTCGCCGATTTCCCCGAGGGATTTGATGCGTTGATCACCGGCGTCGGGACGGGCGGTCACATCACTGGCGTGAGCGAAGCGCTCAAGACGCGCTTCCCCGCCATGCAGACGTTCGCCGTCGAGCCGGAAAAGTCATCGGTGATCGCCGGCGGCACACACACCCCGCACAAGATTCAGGGCATCGGACCGGGGTTTGTCCCAGCCGTGGTCAACCGCGCCACGATCGACGGTACCATCTCAGTGACCGAGGAAGAAGCGTTTGACTATGCGCGGCGCGCGGCGCGCGAGGAGGGGATCTTCATCGGGCCGTCGTCCGGTGCGTCACTCGCCGCGGTCGCCAAAAAACTGCCGGAACTCGGCGCGAACGCGCGGGTGCTCGCGTTCTGCTACGACACCGGCGAGCGCTACCTGTCGGTCGAGGGACTGTTTCCGGAGTAA
- a CDS encoding dicarboxylate/amino acid:cation symporter, translated as MRRFARNLTVQVLFAVTCGVILGVLAPDLAKQMKPVGDTFVKLVKMVIGPIIFLTIVLGIANIADIKKIGRVGGKAFLYFEIVTTFALGIGLVVVNVTQPGAGLDVSALAKGDASAYATQGKALTFVDFLTHIVPSSPVAAFADGDILQIVFFAVMFGFAMVAIGGNAAPLSDVLEKTLEVFFKIVSMIMKVAPLGAFGAMAFTVGTFGLRTLIPLGRLMADVYLTMAIFIFVVLNLIARWYGFSLWKFLRFIREEILIVLGTSSSEAALPGLMNKLERYGCARPIVGLVVPTGYSFNLDGTSIYLTMATIFLVQVHGKQLGIGEQLAILGILMVTSKGAAGVTGSGFIVLASTLAAVRVVPIEGVALLLGVDRFMSEARAITNLIGNGVATLVISRSEGAFDDAKMAVANNGG; from the coding sequence ATGAGAAGATTCGCGCGAAATTTGACGGTGCAAGTGCTCTTCGCGGTGACCTGCGGCGTGATTCTGGGGGTCCTAGCCCCCGATCTGGCCAAGCAGATGAAGCCGGTGGGCGACACCTTCGTGAAACTGGTGAAGATGGTGATCGGGCCGATCATCTTCCTCACGATCGTTCTGGGCATTGCGAACATTGCCGACATCAAGAAGATCGGCCGAGTCGGGGGGAAGGCGTTTCTCTATTTTGAGATCGTCACCACCTTTGCGCTTGGCATTGGTTTGGTGGTGGTGAACGTGACGCAGCCTGGCGCCGGACTTGATGTGAGCGCGCTCGCGAAGGGAGACGCTTCGGCCTACGCGACGCAGGGAAAAGCGCTGACCTTTGTGGACTTTCTCACGCACATCGTGCCCTCAAGCCCCGTGGCGGCCTTTGCCGACGGCGATATTCTGCAGATAGTCTTTTTTGCCGTGATGTTCGGCTTCGCGATGGTGGCGATTGGCGGCAACGCGGCGCCATTGAGCGATGTGTTGGAAAAGACGCTCGAGGTGTTCTTCAAGATCGTGAGTATGATCATGAAGGTGGCGCCACTCGGCGCGTTCGGCGCGATGGCGTTCACGGTGGGGACGTTCGGCCTGCGTACGCTGATTCCGCTCGGGCGCTTGATGGCGGACGTCTACCTGACGATGGCGATCTTCATTTTTGTAGTGCTGAACCTGATCGCGCGTTGGTACGGCTTCAGTTTATGGAAGTTCCTGCGATTTATTCGCGAAGAGATACTAATTGTACTCGGTACGTCGTCGAGCGAAGCCGCACTGCCGGGGCTGATGAATAAGCTTGAGCGCTACGGCTGCGCGCGGCCGATTGTCGGGCTCGTGGTGCCGACGGGCTATTCGTTCAATCTCGACGGCACGAGCATTTACCTGACGATGGCGACGATCTTCCTCGTGCAGGTGCACGGCAAGCAACTCGGGATTGGCGAGCAGCTGGCCATCCTCGGCATTCTGATGGTGACGTCGAAGGGCGCGGCCGGCGTCACGGGTTCGGGGTTCATTGTGCTCGCCAGTACGCTCGCCGCGGTGCGCGTCGTACCGATTGAAGGCGTCGCGCTCCTGCTCGGCGTGGATCGTTTTATGAGTGAAGCGCGCGCGATCACGAATCTCATTGGCAACGGCGTGGCCACGCTCGTGATTTCGCGGTCGGAGGGGGCGTTTGACGACGCGAAAATGGCGGTAGCGAACAACGGCGGCTGA
- a CDS encoding sulfite exporter TauE/SafE family protein, translated as MLTPAQHVAVAGVAVLAGAANAIAGGGMLLVFPALIGLGVPSLMANATSTVALWPGGMSSIFGYRAELVSARQWATHFVIPSVLGGLVGGVLLTLTPQARFDQIVPWLVFLATALFVAQRPVLDLLRRQLGYRTHGTDEATSHIPPRGFLVFHFFVAIYGGYFGGGAGLIMLAALALMGFTNIHQMNGLKLAFAVTFNFVAICAFIVKGLVVWPLAATMAVGAIAGGGLGSLLAQRVPQSVVRASIGLIGFTSGGWLLYEQISHAR; from the coding sequence ATGCTCACGCCTGCGCAACATGTTGCCGTCGCCGGAGTCGCCGTTTTAGCCGGCGCGGCTAACGCCATAGCCGGTGGCGGAATGCTGCTGGTCTTCCCCGCCCTGATCGGGCTGGGGGTGCCCTCGCTCATGGCCAATGCCACGAGCACCGTGGCACTCTGGCCGGGAGGCATGAGTTCCATATTTGGGTACCGCGCAGAACTGGTGTCCGCGCGCCAGTGGGCGACCCACTTTGTCATTCCCAGCGTGCTCGGTGGGCTGGTTGGTGGCGTGCTGCTCACCCTCACGCCGCAGGCGCGGTTCGACCAGATCGTCCCATGGCTCGTCTTTTTGGCCACAGCGCTGTTTGTCGCGCAGCGGCCGGTGCTTGATCTGCTCCGGCGGCAACTAGGCTACCGCACGCACGGCACCGACGAGGCCACATCACACATCCCGCCGCGCGGCTTCCTAGTCTTTCACTTCTTTGTGGCGATTTACGGCGGCTACTTCGGCGGGGGCGCGGGGCTCATCATGCTCGCCGCACTCGCGCTGATGGGGTTCACCAACATCCATCAGATGAACGGGCTCAAGCTCGCGTTTGCCGTGACGTTCAACTTTGTCGCGATCTGCGCGTTCATTGTGAAAGGACTCGTGGTCTGGCCACTCGCCGCAACGATGGCCGTCGGCGCCATCGCTGGCGGGGGGCTCGGGAGTCTGCTGGCGCAGCGCGTCCCACAGTCAGTCGTTCGCGCATCCATTGGGCTGATTGGATTCACGAGCGGGGGCTGGCTGCTCTACGAGCAAATTTCGCACGCTCGGTAA
- a CDS encoding family 10 glycosylhydrolase, whose amino-acid sequence MRCPASEADCVPPSLRREFRGVWVASVSNIDWPSRKDLNTAEQQHELIAMLDRASASGLNAVVFQVRPAGDALYESKLEPWSEYLTGKQGQAPDPFWDPLAFAVKEAHARGLELHAWFNPYRAKHPSAKGPLAKSHMARRRPELVKSYGTHLWMDPGEPAVRAQTVKVVLDVVKRYDVDGVHLDDYFYPYKEKRANGSTEFPDNASYKRYQKKGGALDRDDWRRQNVDQLIEDLHAQVAKLKPWVKFGISPFGIWRPGNPETVVGFDAYTQLYADSRKWLREGWVDYFTPQLYWAIDKQGQRYPELLQWWVDQNVQQRHMWPGNYTSRVSTSASASAWRRDELVAQVRATREQPGSTGNVHFSARAFLDNPDSVATALAQQVYAERALIPASPWMGREAPSAPTVGVDKGDGDDRLALTPTGKSVVRWWLVQMRHGATWQSQLVDGARRKVPLRELGSDSVGPAEVIAVTAIDRVGNASPTVAVRTP is encoded by the coding sequence ATGCGATGCCCCGCGAGCGAAGCGGACTGCGTGCCGCCGTCGTTGCGCCGCGAGTTTCGTGGCGTGTGGGTGGCGAGCGTGTCGAATATTGATTGGCCGTCCCGCAAAGACTTGAACACCGCCGAGCAGCAGCACGAGTTGATTGCGATGCTCGATCGCGCGTCGGCGAGTGGGTTGAACGCCGTCGTCTTTCAGGTGCGGCCGGCTGGCGACGCGCTGTATGAGTCCAAGCTCGAGCCGTGGTCGGAGTATCTCACAGGGAAGCAGGGGCAGGCCCCCGATCCGTTTTGGGATCCGCTCGCCTTTGCGGTGAAGGAAGCGCACGCGCGCGGACTCGAGCTCCACGCCTGGTTCAATCCGTATCGCGCCAAGCATCCGAGTGCCAAGGGGCCACTCGCCAAGAGTCATATGGCGCGCCGTCGGCCGGAGTTGGTAAAATCGTACGGCACGCATCTCTGGATGGATCCCGGCGAGCCAGCAGTCCGCGCGCAGACCGTGAAAGTGGTGTTGGATGTGGTGAAGCGGTACGACGTGGATGGCGTGCACCTCGACGACTACTTCTATCCGTACAAAGAAAAGCGCGCCAACGGCTCTACCGAGTTTCCGGACAACGCGAGCTACAAGCGCTACCAAAAGAAGGGCGGCGCCCTCGACCGCGACGACTGGCGGCGGCAGAATGTGGATCAGCTGATTGAGGACCTTCACGCACAAGTCGCCAAACTGAAGCCGTGGGTGAAGTTCGGGATCAGCCCGTTTGGCATCTGGCGGCCCGGCAACCCCGAGACCGTCGTGGGCTTTGACGCGTACACCCAACTCTACGCGGACTCGCGGAAGTGGCTGCGTGAAGGGTGGGTGGACTACTTCACCCCCCAGCTCTACTGGGCCATTGATAAGCAGGGGCAGCGCTATCCGGAGCTGTTGCAGTGGTGGGTGGATCAAAACGTGCAACAGCGGCATATGTGGCCGGGCAACTACACGAGTCGTGTGAGTACGAGCGCGTCGGCGAGTGCCTGGCGGCGCGACGAGTTGGTGGCGCAAGTGCGCGCGACGCGCGAGCAGCCGGGGTCCACGGGCAATGTGCATTTTTCAGCGCGTGCGTTTCTCGACAATCCCGACAGCGTAGCCACGGCACTCGCGCAGCAGGTGTATGCGGAACGAGCCTTGATTCCAGCTTCTCCGTGGATGGGGCGCGAAGCACCCTCGGCTCCTACCGTCGGTGTCGACAAGGGCGACGGGGACGATCGGCTCGCGCTCACGCCCACGGGCAAGAGCGTGGTGCGCTGGTGGCTCGTGCAAATGCGACATGGCGCGACGTGGCAGTCGCAGCTTGTGGACGGCGCGCGGCGAAAGGTGCCGCTCCGTGAGCTCGGGAGCGATTCGGTGGGGCCCGCCGAGGTGATTGCGGTGACGGCGATCGACCGCGTGGGGAATGCGTCGCCGACGGTGGCGGTGCGGACGCCCTGA
- a CDS encoding copper chaperone PCu(A)C — MKKILVMAALFIGAGTVSCVRADREASPVRGAWARPADSAATTAAYFTYVNRDTVTVEITSWSSPDAASVELHQTMVMDGMAHMLPTTASPVIEPGDSLVLTPGAQHLMVIGLKRRVAAGDSVTLVIATSRGRSLRFGAQVRAP, encoded by the coding sequence ATGAAAAAGATTCTTGTGATGGCTGCCCTGTTCATCGGTGCTGGAACGGTCAGCTGCGTGCGCGCGGATCGTGAGGCATCGCCGGTGCGTGGCGCGTGGGCGCGCCCAGCCGATTCGGCGGCGACGACCGCCGCCTATTTTACGTACGTGAATCGCGACACGGTCACCGTGGAAATCACCTCGTGGTCGTCCCCGGATGCGGCGAGTGTGGAACTGCACCAGACGATGGTGATGGACGGTATGGCACATATGCTCCCGACGACGGCATCGCCCGTGATTGAGCCTGGTGATTCGCTCGTCCTGACGCCGGGCGCACAACATCTGATGGTGATCGGACTCAAGCGTCGCGTTGCCGCGGGTGATTCCGTAACGCTGGTCATCGCCACGAGCCGTGGCCGGTCGCTGCGCTTCGGTGCACAGGTCCGTGCGCCGTAA
- a CDS encoding SCO family protein: MMSIWRAIRILSLAVGSTVLAACSEKLPPLHGVVFDPADAAPALRIARVNGAPFDLATEQGHVVLLYFGYTHCPDICPATLSDWAKAKRTLGKRAEQVRFVFVSVDPERDTPAVSAAYTAQFDSTFIGLTATAADLATLAGNWHFAVMKEETGTANGYGMSHPAQSYVIDREGRVRMLFPPATRADDIASDLRHFIK; this comes from the coding sequence ATGATGTCTATTTGGCGTGCGATTCGCATCCTCTCCCTAGCGGTGGGGTCGACCGTGCTGGCGGCCTGCAGCGAGAAGCTGCCGCCGTTGCATGGCGTGGTGTTTGACCCCGCCGACGCCGCGCCGGCGCTACGGATTGCGCGCGTGAATGGCGCTCCGTTCGATCTCGCGACGGAGCAAGGACATGTGGTGCTGCTGTATTTCGGCTACACGCATTGTCCGGACATCTGCCCCGCCACGCTCAGCGACTGGGCCAAGGCCAAGCGCACACTTGGCAAACGCGCCGAGCAGGTTCGATTTGTCTTCGTCTCGGTGGACCCCGAGCGTGACACGCCAGCGGTGAGCGCCGCGTACACGGCGCAGTTTGACTCGACGTTCATTGGACTCACCGCCACGGCCGCGGATCTCGCCACCCTTGCGGGCAACTGGCATTTTGCCGTGATGAAAGAAGAAACGGGAACGGCGAACGGCTACGGTATGTCGCATCCCGCGCAGAGTTATGTGATTGACCGAGAAGGCCGCGTGCGGATGCTGTTTCCTCCCGCGACGCGCGCCGACGACATTGCCTCGGACCTCCGACACTTTATCAAATGA
- a CDS encoding SDR family oxidoreductase, giving the protein MAHDRFSLAGKVALVTGGTRGIGKGIAKAFAEAGAQVMIVSRKEPSVEAAVAELASAGTVRGLAANVARPEEQTKIVDATIAAFGGIDILVNNAATNPLFGPVENTSSEIFDKIMALNLRAPFELAKAVRPHFIARGGGAIINLSSIGGVSPEAGLGIYNVSKAALISLTQVLAREWGKDNIRANVICPGLIKTDFSAALWQNEQILKHMMRGQALTRLADPVDIASLALFLAAEASAFCTGATFMADGGYTI; this is encoded by the coding sequence GTGGCACACGACCGCTTTTCCCTCGCCGGCAAAGTTGCTCTCGTCACCGGCGGTACGCGCGGCATTGGCAAGGGAATCGCCAAGGCGTTTGCTGAGGCGGGGGCGCAGGTGATGATCGTGAGCCGCAAGGAGCCCTCGGTGGAAGCCGCCGTGGCCGAACTCGCGAGCGCGGGGACCGTACGCGGTCTCGCCGCCAACGTGGCGCGCCCCGAGGAGCAGACCAAAATCGTCGACGCCACCATCGCAGCGTTTGGCGGGATCGACATTCTCGTGAATAATGCGGCCACGAATCCACTTTTCGGCCCCGTGGAGAACACGAGCTCCGAGATCTTCGACAAAATCATGGCGCTCAACCTCCGTGCCCCCTTCGAGTTGGCCAAGGCGGTGCGCCCGCATTTCATCGCCCGCGGCGGCGGGGCCATCATCAATCTGTCGAGCATCGGCGGCGTGAGCCCCGAAGCAGGGCTGGGCATCTACAATGTGAGCAAGGCCGCGCTCATCAGCCTTACACAGGTGCTGGCTCGAGAGTGGGGCAAGGACAACATCCGCGCCAACGTCATCTGCCCTGGACTCATCAAGACGGACTTCAGCGCCGCCCTCTGGCAGAACGAACAGATTCTCAAGCACATGATGCGCGGACAGGCGCTCACGCGCCTTGCCGATCCGGTGGATATTGCGTCGCTGGCCCTGTTCCTCGCGGCGGAAGCCTCCGCGTTCTGCACGGGCGCCACCTTCATGGCGGACGGCGGCTACACCATCTAA
- a CDS encoding DUF1295 domain-containing protein: MHSWTLLAIGTAVTTTMMFLVWLLHLKLRNASVVDVAWAAGIGVLAVLYALIGQGFWLRRAIVGVMGGLWSVRLAGYLARRVAGEPEDARYQAIRARWGGNTKLKFLFFFLFQGVLDAVLAVPFLLASRNAAPELGAFEYAGVAVWLIALVGESVADAQLRAFRANPANRGGVCDAGLWRYSRHPNYFFEWLVWCAVALFAFGSPWGWVSVACPAMMLYFLLKVTGIPATESHMLRSRGEKFAAYQRRTSAFVPWWPRAG; the protein is encoded by the coding sequence ATGCACAGCTGGACATTACTGGCAATCGGCACGGCAGTGACCACCACGATGATGTTCCTCGTGTGGTTGCTCCACCTCAAGCTGCGCAACGCCTCGGTGGTGGATGTGGCGTGGGCGGCAGGAATCGGCGTGTTGGCCGTGCTGTATGCGCTTATTGGCCAAGGCTTTTGGCTCCGCCGAGCGATAGTCGGGGTGATGGGCGGCCTATGGAGCGTGCGTCTCGCCGGTTACTTGGCGCGGCGGGTGGCGGGCGAGCCCGAGGATGCGCGATATCAGGCCATTCGAGCACGCTGGGGGGGGAACACCAAGCTCAAGTTCCTGTTCTTCTTTCTGTTTCAGGGGGTGCTCGACGCCGTGCTCGCCGTGCCCTTTCTGTTGGCGTCGCGCAACGCCGCGCCGGAATTGGGCGCATTTGAATACGCCGGTGTGGCGGTATGGCTGATTGCCTTGGTGGGAGAAAGTGTGGCGGATGCGCAGCTGCGCGCGTTCCGCGCGAACCCAGCGAATCGGGGCGGGGTGTGCGACGCGGGATTGTGGCGGTACTCGCGGCACCCGAACTACTTCTTTGAGTGGCTCGTCTGGTGCGCCGTTGCGCTGTTCGCCTTTGGGTCGCCGTGGGGGTGGGTGAGCGTGGCGTGCCCAGCGATGATGTTGTACTTCCTGCTCAAGGTCACGGGCATTCCCGCGACGGAATCGCACATGCTGCGCTCGCGCGGGGAGAAGTTCGCGGCGTACCAACGGCGCACGTCAGCGTTTGTGCCGTGGTGGCCGCGCGCGGGGTAA